The following is a genomic window from Bacillus sp. V2I10.
TCCGGCAGTTTTCCGATGAACGTTTCGATTGAGTTCGGCACCTGCCAATCACTGAAATCGTTGATGTTATTTTCCCTTTTAGAGCCCATTTGCTTTAACCCCCTCAGTGTACCTGTTTGAGTCTTTCAGAACGCGGGCGAGCATTTGTTTTCCCCGTTTCATTCTTGTTTTTACAGTGTTTATATTTTCTCCCAGAACAAGCGAAATCTCTTTCATGCTCATCTCTTCATAATAATGAAGATAAATTGGGAGGCTTTGTTCTTTTTTCAGTTCCAGGATACGGGCCAGCATTTCCTGTTTGTTCTCCTTTTGGATGATGAGCTGCTGGGCTGAATTAGAGCCGCCGTTCCCTTCCTGCTGATGGTAATCATCCAGTTCCGTTACCCCATGCCTATTGTTTTTTCTGTATAAATCAATTGATTTTGAATAGACAACCCGGTAAAACCAAGGTTTAAAATGAGTCATATCACTGTTTTTCATAATGCTGATATACGCGCCTTCTAAAGCATTCTGAAGGGCATCCTCTGCATGCTCTTTTGACCGGAGAATCAAGAAAGCGGTTTGATAGGCTGAAGGAAGCAGATCTTTGACTAAATCGCCAAATGCATCCTTGTCCCCTTTTCTGATTCTCTTTATAAGCTCATCCTCTTTCTTCAATTGGGAGGCCCCCCTTTTGGTTTGTACATAATATATAACGAAATGGAAGGTTCATTCGGTTTCACTTTTTTCTTCCCCAAAAAACTTTATGGTATTAAAAAAGTGAGCTGCGCAGGCACCTCACCTTTTCTTTTCGCTTTTTCATACTGTTCTGTTACTGTGTAATAGGTATAGAGCTATTTTCGAATTTATCGATCATTATTTATTCTAATGCGAAAAGCTGCAGGTTAACTGGAACTTCAATGCACAGCAAGGCGTGGGAACTTACTATGTTGATACGGATAAGAGTAATAAAATGATAGTCAAAAAAACCAGACGAAACTACATCTGGTTTTTTTCTGATAATAGGAATGCTTATTTTACTTGCCCCTTCCCTGTCATCATATATTTAATCGTTGTCAGCGCAGGCAACCCATCGGTCCGCGTGCATGCATGCTTTTCTAATAACAACTCTTTTTATCTGCTTCTCTTCTTTCAACATCCTATCCCTCTCTGAGAATATCTGTCATCCTTTTCTGGTACATTCGGCTTAAGACGTCACCAATGCTCCTGACATCTCTTCATTCAGCTCTTGCGAACGTTTCGCCGCATGATGAATCGCCTGTGAAATGGCTTTTCCGCCATTATTTTTCCGCAATGCCTCAAGGCCTGATGCTGTCGTTCCATTTGGTGAAGTGACTTTTTTTCTTAAACTCGCCGGTGCTTCGTCGTTTGCCATAATCATTTTCGCTGCGCCAAGAATGGTTTGAGCAATAATCTCGCGGACCATCTCTTCGTCCATTCCTTTTTCAACGCCCGCCTGCTCCATATGCTCCATTAAATAATAAAAGTAAGCCGGACCGCTTCCTGCAATGCCTGTAAAAATATCCATCTGCTCTTCTTCAATTAAAAAGACTTTGCCCATACAGCTGAGCAGCTCTTTCACAGCAAGCACATTGTCCATCACCGTATATCTTCCTGGGCTAAGCGCTGTAGCTGATTCCTGGATCATGCTGGACGTATTCGGCATCACGCGCACAACCTGCTGATCACTATTTAAATGATCTTCCATAAAAGTTGTTGAAATGCCCGCTAAAACAGAAATCACAACCTGGTCCGCTCTAACTTTATCCTTTAGTGCCTGAAGTGCATCCGCTGCGCCCTGAGGTTTCATGGCTAAAATAAACAAATCAATTTCTTCATAAGGCAAGGCATTCTGATCGACGGCATTCACTCCGTACACATGATTCAATTCTTCAAGCCGCAATTGAGTACTTCTATTTGTGACATATATGTTTTCTGCCGGAATGATGCCGACCTGTATAATCCCTGAAATCATTGACTCTGCCATCGAACCTGCACCTAAAAATGCAACTGTTTTTTCTCTTAACATAATGAGCCCCCTCAAGATCTATGTTCGTGTCCGTTCGTCTTTTTTCAACGTTTATTATCGTAACATGCTGAGAGATAGTTTCAAGGGAATACAGGACAATTATAAGGAATAGACCGAGATAGTGAAGGGAAGCGTTAACATTAAGGGATTACCTATGAGTGAATTCGTTTAAACGGGAATAATCGGCTGTAATCGGGGGATTTGCGGATATTTGGCCAGGCGGCCGCCTCGAGGGGATTAGGTGACAATTGGACAAAATAAAGTATTTGAGCTGTTTTGGCAAGTAAAATGGGAAATTTGGAAAGTAAAAATAGTGGAAAAGAAAGTATTCTGCTGAAAAATGGAAAGTATTAAATAAAAAAAGTGCCCCCATTGAAGTGACCCCTAAAAGTTAGACACATAATTTCGTTAAGCTACTTGTTGGGCAAGAGTCCGGTATTGTACCGGGCTCTTGCCTTTTAATTTTGTCTTAATTCGTTTGTGGTTATAGTAATGGATGTACTTCCTTAGTTCTTCTTTAAAATGTTCCACATTTTTAAAGTCTTGGTAAAAAAGGAATTCTGATTTTAGAATGCCAAAAGAAATTTTCAATGACCGCATTGTCGTAACAGTTCCCTTTACGAGACATGCTTTGAGTGATGTCCTTTTTCTTCAAAGCCAGACGGTATTTCTTCATTTGATAGTGCCATCCTTGATCCGAGTGAATGAGTAACGTATCTTCTTTGCGCATTTTTCTTAGGGCTTTATTTAACATACTCGATACAAGGGAATAGGTCGGTCTAGAGCCAATCGTATAGGTGAGAATTTCGCCATTGTATAAATCTAGCATAGGTGAAAGATACAGTTTTTCTCCAAATAATTTGAACTCGGTAATATCGGTTACCCATTTCTCATTCGGCTTGGACGCCTTGAAGTTCCGATTTAGCACATTTTCGGCAACCTTGCCTGCTTCACCTTTGTACGACCGATATTTCTTTATGCGGACTAGGCACTTCAATCCTAGTTCTCTCATAAGTCGATAAACTTTCTTATGATTAACATGCAGTCCTCGGTTGGCTAGCTCAGCACGAATACGCCGGTACCCGTATCGGCCTTTATGTTCATGAAAAATGTCTTTAATCGCCGTTTTTAATTCAGCATCTTTATCTGGGCGTTCAAGCTGCTTCGTCAAATGGTAATAGGTACTGCGAGGAATACCCGCAAGCTTTAAGAGTGATTTCACCGGGAATTCCTGCCTCAATTCATAGACTACTTTCGCTTTGTCTTGTTTGGTGATTTTTCTTTGTTCTGAACTAAGGCATTCAACTTTTTTACATAAGCAAGCTCCATACGTAAACGTTCATTTTCAGCCTGAAGAGCTTCAATAGAACCTGTCACTGGTTCTTTTATCTCGCTTACTTTAGGGTTTTCTTTTTTCATCGATGACCGCCCCTTTTCCCTTGGAATAAGGCCGTCCACTCCTTGTGTGTCGAATAACCTCTTCCATCGATTAATCGTAGAGGGAGATTGAATTTTAAAGATCGCAGCTGTCTCACTGAGGGACGTCCCGTGTTCGTTCATATAGGTAAGTACCTTTAGTTTATCGTCCAAAGAATAGGTTGTATATCGTTTTTTAAACGCATTTTCTCCGTTATATTGATACTGCTGGATCCACCTGTGAAAAACCCCATGAGCTACTCCTATGGATTTTGCGATCGCTTTGTGTCCTTCAATGCCATTAAGATATCGCTTAACGGCATTTACCTTTTCCTGTTCTGTAAATTTAGCCATAAAAAAACTGCACCTCCAAATGTTAGGTCGTGTCTAACATTTGGGGTGCAGTTCACATGGGCCACTCTCTAACAGCTTCCTGATTCATAACCCGCTTATCTTTCATATACAGGGCTCTTTCCGATCAAAAATACTACAGCCATAACAAGAAAGTTGCTTCTGCCATCAGATGAAAAACCCAGCTCAGTAAAAAGTAACGTAATGCTCAGATTTTTAGCAGTCTGGGCATTTCCTTTTTTGGGCTTATTCAAATGAAAGCCCCGATTGTTGAAGATAAGTTAAAGGCTAAGTTGATTTAATATTTACTTACTTAACTTAATTATTAATTAAAGATAGTCCAAGGTAAACGGCTGCCCCCCACATTATTAAGGCTGATATTTTATTCAATACAAGCATAAAGTTTCCTGATTTATCGAGTTTTCCACTCATACGCCCAATTAGCGCAAGTCCTAAAAACCAACTCCACGAAACCAGCATACATGAAAAAACAAATATTATTTTTTCTTCCCCCTGGTATCTTAACGAACCTGGTCCTATTACACCCATCGTGTCCATTATTGCATGAGGGTTAAGTAAGGAAACAGATGCCGCAAACAACACTTGTTTCTTCAAAGAAAATTTCTTTGCCATTTCTTCTCTTTCATTACTCGGTTTACTATTCCAAGTGGTCCATCCCATATAAATTAAAAAGATAAAACCTCCCCCAATAAGGATCGTTTTAATCCAAAATGAACCTAGAATTAGTAATGAAACCCCTAAAACAGACACTAAAATCAAAAGCGTATCACACAAAGAGGCTGTAATCACAACTGGTAATGCTTTAATAAATCGTGGCTGCAGTGCCCCTTGATTAAAAACAAAAATATTTTGGACACCAAGAGGCAGAATCAATCCCAGTGCAAGAATAAATCCATGAATAAATGGTTCTAACATTCAATGTTCTCCCTTTCTTCCAATTTATGAAACTAGTCTTAGTTTAGTTGAAGAGATTCACCATGTCTCCAACCAATTGGATGGATTTCATTCCAACCAAATCATATAATATATAGTAAAGTAAATAAAAAGGAGAACCTTTGGATGTCTTCAATCGATTGGAAGCCGAATAAGTCTTCACCTGTACCATTACATAAACAAATAACTGAACTTATGAAAGAAAAAATAGCCAATGGTGAATGGACGATAGGATATAAGCTCCCTCCTCAACGCACGTTAGCAAAAGCTTTTGAAGTAAATAGAAGTACAGTTGTAACGGCTTATGATGAATTAACAGCGGAAGGACTTATTGAAGGAAAAACCGGCAGTGGAACAAGAGTGGTTAATAATACATGGAACCTTTTAGCAACCGCCCCTCCCCCGGATTGGAGTTCCTACGTAAATTCTGGCATTCACGAGCCCAACTTGCCAACGATTCAAGAAATAAATCAAGCTGAATTTATTCCTGACATAATCCGTTTAGGAACCGGAGAATTATCACCAGAACTCATGCCTTGCTCTTCAATGAAACAAGTTTTCGAAAAATTGTCTACTGGAGAAATATCTTATGGCTATGAAGAACCGAAGGGGCTGTTGGCACTCAGAGAGCAAATAAGCAGCTATTTAAAAACAATTGGAATTCAAGCTTCACCCTCTTCCATTTTAATCGTTTCAGGTGCTTTACAAGCCCTGCAGCTTATTAGTGTTGGTTTATTACATAAAGGATCTACTGTATTAACGGAAAAGCCATCGTATCTAAATTCACTGCATGTCTTCCAGTCAGCAGGTATGCAATTAGTTGGCATCCCGTTAGATAAAGAAGGAATTAAAGCCAATCATATTCCACAATATAAAAAACAGCATAAAGCTGCTTTACTTTATACAATTCCTTCTTTTCACAACCCGACTGGAACTTTAATGACTGCTGAAAGACGTGATCAATTGTTAAACATCTGTCAACAAGAACAATTACCTATAATTGAGGATGATGTTTACCGGGAATTATGGTTTGATGAAAAACCGCCAAAACCGCTTAAGGCTTTTGACAAAAATGGACTTGACCTATATATAGGAAGTTTATCTAAATCTTTAAGTCCAGGTCTTCGAATTGGCTGGATCGTTGGTCCAGAACCAGTTATTGAGCACTTAGCAGATATTAAAATGCAAACCGATTATGGTTCAAGTTCTTTATCACAGTGGGCAGCAGCAGAATGGTTTTCCAGCGGACTTTATGATCAGCATCTTAAAGAAATAAGAAAACAGCTTAAAATACGAAGAGATTTTACACTAAATACTTTAAATCAGTATTTTTCCAGTATTGCAACATGGGAAAAGCCAAGTGGAGGATTTTATGTTTGGGTACGTTTATTACCGTCAATCTCTATAAGAAAACTATTTGAACATGCACTTGCAGAAGGCATATTACTAAACCCGGGAAACGTCTATGACAATCAGGCTGACCAGTATCTGCGTATTTCCTATTCCTTTGCATCTCTTTCAAGTTTAGAAGATGGTCTGCGCCGTTTATCCATTATAGTAAGAAGACTAGTCGAATAGGTACGATCAGGAAGAACGCAATTACAACGCTATGATGCTGTCTTTATTATGAAAGAAAATCTCTCTCAAGCTGCTGAAAGTCAATATGCAGATAGTTACATAAATTCAACAGGTTTACGCTTTGAGTAAACACCAACTTGAGTTGTTTAAAAATAATTTGAAATATGAATTATTATTAGTGGATGAGGAATTTATAGGCAAAATAATCCTGAACATCCAGTGCCTCCTAAAAATCATAGCATCCGCCTGAATAAAGTGAAAACTATCGATAAAAAGACAGCACACTTCCAATCTACATTCGATTTAAACGGGGAAGAAAAAATCATGAACTTTAAGCTGAAAAATACAATTTTGCAATTTGATTTTTCAAGCTTTGTCCCAGCTAAGGACTTACAACCATTTACTGTTGAACTTCCAGTAGAGAAAAAATAAACTTACCAGCATCTTTTTAGTGTTGCCACATACACTCTGGACAAGTGGGGTGCTGTTCACTATTCGTGAGGAAAGGTAAATAAAGAATGTAGCAGTGAGCATATGCCTCCCGATAATCAGGGGGGCTTTAATTTGTATAATAAATGATAGATTATTTATGACAACAGCTTTTTTATTAGGATTGATCCTTTAATTAAATGGACGCATCTCTTGTTAGAGAAATGCGCCCCTTAACGGAACAACTCTATTACCACTCAACAACTCCCTTGATCCAATTTTTAATTTAGATGTACTTTTTCTTTTGGACATAAAAACACCCCTTTAGAGGATATTATCCAAAGGGGTAAAACGGTGCAACTTTATTATAAACAGCGCGTCTTTTTTATAAACATCGTGACTTTATTTCAAAGCCACATCAGTCAATAAAACCTTTTCATTTGTTCCTAATTTAATGGTGTACTCTGTCGGTATCCATAAACCCGTATTTTCGTCCCTGCCTTGAAGCACATAGTTTGGATTCTTTTCTCCGATTTGAGAAGCGGCAATGGCTGATAGCTTTCCTATATTTCCACCACTGACACGGTTTACAATCAACACAAGCTCCGTATCCGAGAACTCTGTCATCATTTCATAATCCCCATTGCTGTCGCCTGCCACCAATATTGGACCACGTCCCCTTTTTTTACTTGCGATCTCTTTTTGGATCACTTCCGTTTTACCATGCATTCCAGTAAACGGCCAATCCTCTTTATAGTAA
Proteins encoded in this region:
- a CDS encoding RNA polymerase sigma factor — its product is MKKEDELIKRIRKGDKDAFGDLVKDLLPSAYQTAFLILRSKEHAEDALQNALEGAYISIMKNSDMTHFKPWFYRVVYSKSIDLYRKNNRHGVTELDDYHQQEGNGGSNSAQQLIIQKENKQEMLARILELKKEQSLPIYLHYYEEMSMKEISLVLGENINTVKTRMKRGKQMLARVLKDSNRYTEGVKANGL
- the proC gene encoding pyrroline-5-carboxylate reductase, encoding MLREKTVAFLGAGSMAESMISGIIQVGIIPAENIYVTNRSTQLRLEELNHVYGVNAVDQNALPYEEIDLFILAMKPQGAADALQALKDKVRADQVVISVLAGISTTFMEDHLNSDQQVVRVMPNTSSMIQESATALSPGRYTVMDNVLAVKELLSCMGKVFLIEEEQMDIFTGIAGSGPAYFYYLMEHMEQAGVEKGMDEEMVREIIAQTILGAAKMIMANDEAPASLRKKVTSPNGTTASGLEALRKNNGGKAISQAIHHAAKRSQELNEEMSGALVTS
- a CDS encoding LysE/ArgO family amino acid transporter; the protein is MLEPFIHGFILALGLILPLGVQNIFVFNQGALQPRFIKALPVVITASLCDTLLILVSVLGVSLLILGSFWIKTILIGGGFIFLIYMGWTTWNSKPSNEREEMAKKFSLKKQVLFAASVSLLNPHAIMDTMGVIGPGSLRYQGEEKIIFVFSCMLVSWSWFLGLALIGRMSGKLDKSGNFMLVLNKISALIMWGAAVYLGLSLINN
- a CDS encoding PLP-dependent aminotransferase family protein, translating into MSSIDWKPNKSSPVPLHKQITELMKEKIANGEWTIGYKLPPQRTLAKAFEVNRSTVVTAYDELTAEGLIEGKTGSGTRVVNNTWNLLATAPPPDWSSYVNSGIHEPNLPTIQEINQAEFIPDIIRLGTGELSPELMPCSSMKQVFEKLSTGEISYGYEEPKGLLALREQISSYLKTIGIQASPSSILIVSGALQALQLISVGLLHKGSTVLTEKPSYLNSLHVFQSAGMQLVGIPLDKEGIKANHIPQYKKQHKAALLYTIPSFHNPTGTLMTAERRDQLLNICQQEQLPIIEDDVYRELWFDEKPPKPLKAFDKNGLDLYIGSLSKSLSPGLRIGWIVGPEPVIEHLADIKMQTDYGSSSLSQWAAAEWFSSGLYDQHLKEIRKQLKIRRDFTLNTLNQYFSSIATWEKPSGGFYVWVRLLPSISIRKLFEHALAEGILLNPGNVYDNQADQYLRISYSFASLSSLEDGLRRLSIIVRRLVE